One Rosa chinensis cultivar Old Blush chromosome 5, RchiOBHm-V2, whole genome shotgun sequence genomic region harbors:
- the LOC112167474 gene encoding NAC domain-containing protein 86, with translation MAPMSLPPGFRFHPTDEELVAYYLDRKINGCTIELEIIPEVDLYKCEPWDLPDKSFLPSKDMEWYFYSPRDRKYPNGSRTNRATRAGYWKATGKDRAVNSNRRAVGMKKTLVYYRGRAPHGIRTNWVMHEYRLTDSVCGSPSSSLKDSYALCRIFKKTIQIPKNNKEEKTIKNTLLNEKKSREDTSTGINEGEASRGIETDQDYENYSNPDYSKFLSDTSSSDLTQGTPTETGIADDLQAPFASDEANSSANLYSLGAHCSSNNLFQDTYMPSDTSFENYQFPYPPLELEDFPMINLAAETNTSKPQIIDDYMSCDRLKDYMNGTLEEIFSLCSSQDNNHAARPMQD, from the exons ATGGCACCCATGAGTCTTCCTCCTGGATTCAGATTCCACCCAACTGATGAAGAGCTCGTTGCTTACTATCTGGACCGAAAGATCAATGGCTGCACCATTGAGCTTGAAATTATTCCAGAGGTCGACCTCTACAAATGTGAACCATGGGATTTGCCTG ATAAGTCATTCTTGCCTAGCAAGGATATGGAGTGGTATTTCTACAGCCCGAGGGATAGGAAATACCCGAATGGGTCAAGAACGAATCGGGCTACTCGGGCAGGGTACTGGAAAGCCACCGGAAAAGACCGGGCAGTGAACAGTAACAGGCGTGCGGTTGGGATGAAGAAGACACTGGTGTACTATAGAGGGAGAGCTCCTCATGGCATTAGAACCAACTGGGTTATGCATGAGTACCGGCTCACCGACTCGGTGTGTGGCAGTCCCTCATCATCTCTAAAG GATTCATATGCATTGTGCCGCATTTTCAAAAAGACAATCCAAATACCCAAGaataacaaagaagaaaagacgATTAAAAACACTCTCTTGAACGaaaaaaaatcaagggaagacaCCAGTACTGGCATTAACGAGGGAGAAGCTTCAAGAGGGATAGAAACAGATCAAGATTATGAGAATTATTCTAATCCTGATTATTCCAAATTTCTCTCTGATACCTCTTCTTCTGATCTCACTCAAGGGACACCTACTGAAACTGGCATAGCAGATGATTTACAAGCTCCATTTGCTTCTGATGAAGCTAACAGTTCAGCTAATCTCTACTCTCTTGGTGCCCACTGCTCCTCAAATAATCTATTTCAG GATACATATATGCCGAGCGATACAAGCTTCGAGAATTACCAATTTCCTTACCCACCTTTGGAGCTTGAAGACTTCCCGATGATTAACTTAGCTGCAGAGACAAACACATCAAAGCCCCAAATCATCGATGATTACATGTCATGCGACAGATTGAAGGACTACATGAATGGAACATTGGaagagatcttctctttgtGTTCCTCTCAAGACAACAACCACGCTGCCCGCCCCATGCAAGACTAA
- the LOC112166831 gene encoding transcription factor MYB86: MGHRCCGKHKVKRGLWSPEEDDKLIKHVTTHGHGSWSSVPKHAGLERCGKSCRLRWINYLRPELKRGSFTSEEEQIIIDVHRILGNRWAQIAKHLPGRTDNEVKNFWNSCIKKKLMSQGLDPQTHNLISSHKRSVASNKIAGSNAKLQSHIDQKRPVFTVNNMSQIIDSSTEINYSISPPIVPFSNAQPPTVQPIMATPIDNQYLVHNPNSGWTSVTDIPTFPDSTQSITSASSSSAFGHLDGSNCIWAAGADPFEAAPGAMELQGEQSKGQVVQVEQEKEKLLEMEMKAMQDMDIAASFDQSSSFDFSLVEYCSTLMSGVVPHDHVNYSAADFTWNF; this comes from the exons ATGGGCCATCGGTGCTGTGGGAAACATAAGGTTAAGAGAGGTCTTTGGTCACCGGAAGAAGACGACAAGCTCATCAAACATGTCACCACCCACGGCCATGGCAGTTGGAGTTCTGTCCCTAAACATGCAG GGTTGGAGAGGTGCGGAAAGAGTTGCAGGTTGAGATGGATAAACTATTTGAGACCAGAACTAAAGAGAGGCTCCTTTACGTCTGAAGAAGAACAGATTATTATTGATGTCCACAGAATTTTAGGCAACAG ATGGGCTCAGATAGCGAAGCATCTACCTGGAAGGACAGACAATGAAGTGAAGAATTTCTGGAACTCTTGCATTAAGAAGAAGCTCATGTCACAAGGTTTGGACCCGCAGACCCATAACTTGATCTCTTCTCATAAAAGGTCAGTAGCTTCTAATAAGATTGCAGGCAGTAACGCCAAATTACAATCCCACATCGATCAAAAGAGACCAGTTTTCACTGTGAACAATATGTCACAGATAATAGATTCTTCAACGGAAATTAATTACTCTATTTCACCACCTATTGTACCATTTTCCAATGCTCAACCTCCCACTGTTCAACCCATAATGGCCACACCCATAGATAATCAATATCTTGTTCACAACCCTAATTCCGGCTGGACTAGTGTTACCGATATTCCAACCTTTCCCGATAGCACACAGAGCATCACCTCTGCATCTTCTTCCTCAGCGTTTGGGCACTTGGATGGTAGTAATTGCATCTGGGCAGCTGGTGCCGATCCCTTTGAAGCAGCACCAGGAGCAATGGAGCTGCAGGGAGAGCAGTCAAAAGGACAAGTAGTACAAGTAGagcaagaaaaggaaaagctCCTGGAGATGGAAATGAAGGCTATGCAGGACATGGATATTGCTGCTTCGTTTGATCAGAGTTCAAGCTTTGATTTTAGCCTTGTGGAGTATTGCTCTACACTAATGTCTGGAGTCGTGCCTCATGATCATGTCAACTATTCTGCCGCTGACTTTACATGGAACTTTTAG
- the LOC112166156 gene encoding translation initiation factor IF-2: MRGGSAIGIGRKLANPSSFSISRQTLLPFSTSSNSGGGGGRGRGRGGPTPTAPSLFNYLADQFPPQPDSESDPPPPLPGAGHGRGKLLSQPPPSFASGIKPGSSAGRGGSGHVQPLAESREGDDSGLPKKPVFFRREDAEENLPAGLMTALGGTGRGRPISGPAAQSVEENRQIGAPVEPKREPRKPKLTREEAVKQAMGILQQGGGEGAEVDGGGGGRGRGGERGMRGRGGGRGRGRGRGGRGRREGEGDRRRQGDGDGGIAPGLYLGDNADGEKLAKRLGPEVMNQLTEAFEDMSNQVLPSPLDDAYVDALDTNCMIEFEPEYLMGEFNQNPDIDEKPPIPLRDALEKMKPFLMAYEGIQSQEEWEEAMKETMERVPLLKEIVDQYSGPDRVTAKKQQEELERVAKTLPAKVPDSVKQFTDRVLLSLQGNPGWGFHRKCQFMDKLTEKVSKHYK, encoded by the exons ATGAGAGGAGGAAGCGCCATAGGAATCGGCAGAAAGCTCGCGAACCCATCAAGCTTCTCCATTTCCAGACAAACCCTACTTCCGTTTTCCACTTCCTCCAACAGCGGCGGTGGCGGCGGCCGTGGTCGCGGCCGCGGCGGCCCAACTCCCACCGCTCCTTCTCTCTTCAACTACCTCGCCGACCAGTTCCCGCCCCAACCCGACTCCGAATCCGACCCGCCCCCACCTCTACCAGGAGCCGGCCACGGCCGTGGCAAACTCTTATCCCAACCTCCGCCTTCCTTCGCCTCGGGGATCAAACCCGGTTCGTCCGCCGGTCGGGGCGGCTCGGGTCACGTGCAGCCCCTGGCAGAGTCACGTGAGGGAGATGATTCGGGTTTACCCAAGAAGCCCGTTTTCTTCAGACGGGAAGATGCGGAGGAGAATCTACCGGCTGGTTTGATGACGGCGTTGGGCGGAACGGGGCGGGGGAGGCCCATTTCGGGCCCGGCGGCCCAAAgtgtggaggagaatcggcagATTGGGGCTCCGGTGGAGCCCAAGAGGGAGCCCCGGAAGCCGAAATTGACCCGGGAGGAGGCGGTGAAGCAAGCAATGGGGATATTGCAGCAGGGGGGCGGTGAGGGAGCGGAggttgatggtggtggtggcggaagagggagaggaggagagagagggatgagagggagaggaggaggaagaggaagaggaagagggagaggagggaggggaaggagagaaggagaaggagatagGAGAAGGCAAGGAGATGGGGATGGCGGCATTGCGCCGGGGCTTTATCTTGGGGACAATGCCGATGGGGAGAAGCTGGCTAAGAGGCTTGGCCCTGAAGTTATGAATCAGTTGACTGAAGCATTTGAGGATATGAGTAATCAAGTGCTTCCGTCGCCTTTGGATGATGCTTATGTCGACGCATTGGATACCAATTGTATG ATTGAGTTTGAGCCGGAGTATCTTATGGGGGAGTTTAATCAAAACCCAGATATTGATGAAAAACCGCCTATTCCTCTCAGGGACGCACTTGAGAAGATGAAGCCTTTCTTGATGGCATATGAGGGTATTCAAAGTCAAGAGGAGTGGGAG GAAGCCATGAAGGAGACAATGGAAAGAGTTCCATTGTTGAAGGAAATTGTCGATCAGTACAGCGGACCAGATAGGGTAACTGCAAAGAAACAACAAGAAGAGTTAGAAAGAGTTGCAAAAACTCTTCCTGCAAAAGTACCTGATTCTGTAAAGCAGTTCACTGATCGCGTGTTGCTTTCTCTCCAG GGCAACCCTGGCTGGGGATTTCACAGGAAATGCCAGTTCATGGATAAGCTAACGGAAAAGGTTTCCAAGCACTACAAGTGA